Below is a window of Pelagicoccus albus DNA.
TTTTACAAACTTCAAAGCTGTACGTAACATTGGATACGAAGACGTACAAGTACCTGATGCGGACAACATCCTGCTTAGCGTGATGCCTATCTACGAGAATGTAGAGTCTCACAACCAGTACTTGGAAGCGAATCTCCTAGCTCAGTTTCAGACCGAACACTTTAAGAGCAACACCTTGGTAGGTATCTCAGCGAACCGTAGCCCGTCCACATACCCAAACAACGGATACTACGCTCCAGATGTATCGCTAATCGGTCAAATCGATTACACCCTGGAATCACCGTACACCGTACGGGTCAGCGATCCCCTATCCGAACGATACTATCGGCCAGACACCAACCCAGAGGATTGGGAGCTTTGGTTCACGACCGGCAGCACTTACGATTGGGGGCGTTCCGACCTGTTTCTGACTCAGAACATTTCTGCGATCGACGACAAACTGAACATATTGGGAGGAATAAGACGTCAGCAGTACCGCGAACTGCAAATAGAACGAACATTGCCTCAGATCGGGGTGATATACGAACTCACACCCAACTTCTCTCCCTATGTCATTTGGTCCGAGACAGCTGAAAGCAACGGCCGAACCGTGCGATACAAAGAACCGCGCCCCCTATCAGAGTCGAAGGCTTGGGACGCAGGTTTCAAATTCGACATGTTGGAATCAAAGCTAACAGGAAGCTTCACCTACTTTAATATAGAAAAAACCAACTTGGCGATTAACGACCCAAGGCTGATCGTGGACTACGCAGCAGGGTTGGTAGACGACACCGTCACCTTCACCCCCGGCTCCGAAAGCAAGGGCTACGAAGCAAGCGTGCAATACCAGCCGAACCCCTCCTTTCAAATGATCACATCTTTCGCGAAAACGGATGCCCGAATCCTCCCAGGTGACCCGAACCCAGAGGCTGACAACGCTCCCCTCGTGCAAGTCCCCCCTGAATCACTCACCTTTTTTGGCCGCTATAAAGTCAATGATGGCAGATTCGAGGGCCTGAGCTTTGGTGGAGGATTCGTTAAAAATTGGGGCCCAGTCTACGTCGACAATCCCGTCACTCAGCCCCTCGCGAACGAGGATGGCAACTTCCAAGTCAACGCCTTCGTACGCTATTCATTCACCGTGAACGAGAGAGATATGAGCATCGAACTGAGCGGAAGCAATCTGACAGACGATCGTTGGATGATGAATGGCGGCTTCTCGCCCCCAAGGGAAATCGCTGTTTCCACTGAAATTCGTTTCTGAGCCTAATTCGCTGACAGTTCGATTTGATCAAAGTCCGCTTCCTAGGGGTTGAAACCAAGGGAGTGGGCTTTTTTCATAATCAGGGAAGCCTCCTATGCTTGCCTTGCCAGCCAAATCGAACTCACTGACTTCAGTATCGATTTAGCAGATACCAGACGCCTCCCCGAGCAACTCCCACTTTGGACTCCTTCGACCCTGACAGACCCGACTTCAAACCGTACGGCTTGACCTGCGTAGATTGGCGACCTACGCCCATGAAGCGGCCCGACCACCACAATGAGGTCGAACTCAACCTTCTTATTCATGGATCGGTCACTTACTTACTTGGCGGGTCTAAAGTTCGCATCCGTTCCGGCCAGTTAGCCGCCTTTTGGGCTTCCATCCCCCATCAAGTCATAGAGACCGAGGAAGACACCCGCTACCTCGTGGTCACAATCCCCTTTGCCTGGTTTTTGCAGTTTAAGCTGCCCGACTCTTTCGTACAACCGCTCCTGCAAGGACTCATGATCAAGGAAACCCTCGAGGCTGACGCCTTGCAGGAAAAAGCCTTGTTCGAACAATGGACCACCGACCTTTCCGAGAGGAATGAGGACAATCAAGATATCGTTCTCCTGGAGCTACAGGCTCGTCTGCGTCGCATGGCCAAAAGAACTGCCGCCGAAAACGCGGAGCACATGTCTTCACGCAATCGAAGCGGACACCTGCACGACGGCAGCCTAAACAAGGTGGAACAAATGGCCTGCCTCGTAGCCCAGCGCTATCTGGAGCCACTGACCGCGGAATCCATCGGCGAATCCGTCGATTTACATCCGAACTACGCCATGAATCTCTTTAAAAAGACTTTTGGCACAACGCTCATAGATTACATCACCCACCACCGCGTTTCCCACGCCCAACGCTTGCTGGTCACGACCAACGATAAGATCTTAGATATCGCAATGGCCTCCGGCTTTAACTCCCTCTCTCGCTTCAACGAGGCCTTCCGCCGATCGTGCGGCTGTTCACCGAGGGAATACCGCACCCGCCAACGATAGAGAACACTCCAAAACGGTCGAACCACCGGAGCTCCACTCGCGGAAATCAGGGCACGAAAAAGCCCGCCCAAGCTATGCTCGGTGCGGGCCCTTCTGATAGCGGGCGTACCCCTACACCCTTTGTGCTATCTGTATGTATTATACCCCAAAAATTCTGTAACGAAGCTTGGCTTCGTATCAGCTCTTACCTTCCGGTTGGCCGATGGGAGGAATATACGATATTTCTAAGCCTTTGTGAAATACTTAGATCCTTCACCTATCATAGGTTATTCCTATAGTTTTGGATGGAAAGTTTTAACCTCATCTAAATCTGTAACTTACAAGTCAGTTCCGTCTAAAATCGCCTCTATGGATTTTCAAAATTCGGCGGAAAATTCAGAAAATCAGGCTTACGACCTCGACAAGCCGAATGATTAGCACGCACTCAACTATCACCGGAGGCCATATTTTCGTCCAAAAAACGAATCATCGCCTTGAGGGTTTCAACCCGAGTCTCAGTTCGCGTCAAATGATGGTCTTCCTTGCTCAGCTTAACGAGTTCCACCGTCTTTCCCTCCCGCTTAAGAGCCTTGTTCATGGCCTTAGCTTGGTCGAAGGGAACTACAGTGTCATCTTTGCCATGAATCAAAAGTACCGGTATTTCGACCTTGTCCGCAAAACGAACAGGAGAGACTCGTTCTAAATCCTTTTTGTCCCCCTTGTCGCCAATCATAGAGTTTTGCCAATTGTCGATCCGCCAACCATCGCGAGCGCCAGCGCTCAAAAATCGGGCGTCGTCAATAATCCGAGGCAAGTCAGAGACTCCGTTGATGGAAACCGCACAGCGGTAAAGGTCTGGCGTAAAGGCGGCCCCCGCCAAAGCCGCGTAACCTCCGTAGCTAGCCCCAACGATCGCAACCCGCCCCTCGTCTACGAGTCCCTTCTCGGTCAACACCTCAACCGCATCGCTCAAATCGTCCTGCATGCTTCTACCCCATTGCCCTTTCCCAATCAGGCGATGCAAACTACCAAAACCGATAGAGCCCCTAAACTGAGGCTGCACCACGAGGTAACCGCGACTCGCGATCGCTTGGGCAAGCCAATCAAAACCAAGCGTATCCATCGCCTGAGGACCGCCATGTGGTAAAATGACGGTTGGAAGATTTTTGGGATTACCGGATTTAGACCGAGGAAAAGTAAGCAAAGTAGGAATGCTTACCCCATCTCTCGCCTCGTAGACGTATTCAACTACCGGATTCACATCCTGGGAGTCGATGCCACTCCGAGCTCCCGCTATAAGTCGAGGAGCTTCACCGGATCGAATCAACAAATAATCGCCCGGCATCCCATTACCTTCCACAAAAAACAAAAGAGACTCCCAATCGCTGCTCCATCCCTTGAGCCAGACGGACTGCTTCGGAAAGGAATCTACAATACGAGCAACTCTGCTATCTATTTCTTCATCCAAAAATGAATAGCTCGGCTTAAACCCTCTGTACACTACGCCTTGTACGATATTGTCGGCCCCGCGAATAACTTCATCGAACTCTTTTTCAGAACCAAACCTCGAGGCGTCCCGTAAACTTCCATCGCTCAAATCTAACCATTGGTAGCGATATCCCTTGATAGTCTCCGAGACCAGTAGCAAAGCGGGTTCATCTGGAGAAAATCCCAACATTTGATGCGAGGGACTCGATACCTTAAATCGAACAAGTCGTTTGCGGCTTCCCTCCTCGTGCAACCAAAACGAATGTTCCTCTGCTTTACGGTCAAAGGTCTCCTCCACCGCTGCGCCAGTACGTGCGTAATAAAGGAACTTCCTCGTCATACTGGATCCGTGAAAAGCAGGCTTTGGGCGAACCGGATTTTCGACATCGACCTTGAGCAAGGCATAATCTGGATCGACTAGGTCTGAATTGTAAGAGGCTCCCATAGAAAATTCATCCTCTTCTAAATATGCAGACATATAGACGTATTTAGAATCCAACGACGTTCCAAGTATCTCGCCCAACCCACTCTGATTCGCAAAAATGCCGTCTCCAGGAGTGAGGAGTTGCTGGAGTTTATTGCGAGACAGGTCGAAAACAAACGCGGTACTCAACTCGTAGCCAAGGTTCGAACCAAATATCTTCTGATACTGGGAGGCGACCAGGGAAAGTTGATCCTCTCCGATGAAGCGCAAACGCCATGGTTTCACATCTCCCAATTCCAAGGTGTTGAGAAGCTTGCCGTCACGAGTCGAAACGACCATGACCAGGTCGAGCTCACTCGAAAGTTTTCGAAAAGCGATTTTATCGCCACTTGGCGAGAGAGTCATCAAAGAGACATCAGGCAGAGCGCCATATCTCAGGGCCGCTTCTTCAGTCGAAGCCAAGGCAGCCATAACCGAGGGAAGAAAAAGAAGACTCAGTAATAGGGGTAAGATTTTCATAGCCTGTCTAGAGGTAACCGATAGTTGGGGCTTAACCTTTCAGAACTACACGAACAGAACAGCAGAGAGGGTCAACAACTAGGTAATAAAACTTAACCTTATAAGCCTCTCATCATCCCGAAAAAAGAATCCCTAACAAACCGAGGGCAAATGGACGACTTCGCGAAACCCGGGCACGAAAAAGCCCGCCCAAGCTAAGCTCGGTGCGGGCCCTTCTGATAGCGGGCGTACCCCTACACCCTTTGTGCTATCTGTATGTATTATACCCCAAAAATTCTGTAACGAAGCTTGGCTTCGTATCAGCTCTTACCTTCCAGTTGGCTGATGGAAGGAATATACGATATTTCTAAGCCTTTGTGAAATACTTAGATCCTTCACCTATCATAGGTTATTCCTATGATATCGAATGAAATTCTGTAACCATATGGTTTTCTACAACTTAGGGATAACCTGTTTCTCAATAGCAGTAGCGTGATACTTCCAGTTGCACCGATAATTTTATTTTCGGAGGTCCCCACCCGGCCAGGATTCAAAGACTATTCGTCCTCCCGGCTTGCCCTTAAATCAATCAGTTCACCCTCCTCATCGATCAAAATGGTGTACTCGATGGGACGACAACAGACCTGGCAGTCTTCTACGAAATTCTGAGAGCCGAGCGTACAATCGACTACGATTCCCACGGTCTCCCCGCAATAGGGGCAAGGCACATTCTCGTTCAGCTCTAAATTCATGATTCCCAATAGGAAACTCTGCGCCATTTGCGGGAATTTTCCAGTCGAGCAACCATATTGCCGGTTCGAATCCGCCAGATAAACGATACCGAACACAAAAAAGCTCCCGATCGCCAACAAATCGACCGGGAGCTCTACCCTATCTCCTACAATTTGTAGTTAAGACTCAAATACCACATACGGTCCTCGAGCACATCCTCGTGATCGAAAAGCGGGTTCCCATCGTAGAAATCCTCTCGATGCGCCTGCAAGACGTTCGCCACATCCAATTGCACTCGTACTGAATCGGTAAGATCGTAGCCAACGGTGGCATCCATCCAACCAAACGCGTCGTCCACGAGCGGCACACTGCTGCCCAAAGCACCGCCGTTGGTGGTCGAACGGGTGAAAGAATCTCTCCAGTTGTAAGCAATACGAGTAGAGAACTTATTCTTCTCATACATTAGGATAACATTGTAGCTCGTCTCCGACAGATTTTGCAGGGGCTCTCCAGACGGATCAGTTGCGTCCACATAGGTCCCGTTGGCGTTAATACCAAAGCCTCTAAATGGCTCCGGCAAAAAAGTGAAAAACTGCTGATAGCCAATTTCAAAGCCGCTGACCTTCGCGTCATCCACGTTGTAAGGGCGTGTAACCAGCACGTTTTCTCCATCTATGACTTCGATCGTCGAGCTGTTCTGCTTATACCCATCGATACTTTTGTCATAGAATGACACATACACATTCGTACTTTCGTTGAAGTATTTCTCCAGCGAGATATCGATCGCCTCCGTGCGAAGTGGCTCCAGATTCGGATTACCGGCTGAACCGGTCCAATCGTACCCATCTTGTCCTTCGACCGGGGTCAATGTCATGCGCGAGTTCAGACTACTCAAGCTGTGACGAGACAATTGCTTCGAGAGCGAAACGCGCAGATAGAAATCCCGCCCCGGCAAATGAAACCTGCCATTCAAGCTGGGCAAAACGTCCGTGTAGCTGCCCGTTTCGGTGAAAGTCTGCCAATCCCCTCCACTGCTACGTTTGTATCCATTTGACGTTACTTTCGTCTCCACGATTCTAACCCCTGCATTCCCATCGAAACGAAATGGTCCGGAATCGCCTCCACTGAAGTTCGCCATGAAGTAGCCAGCCGTAGACTCTTCTTCGATTTCCCAAACTCGGTCTTGCGGCGTCTCGGTAGTATCCGGGCTTGATGAGCCAAGCTCAGTTGCGAGCTGATACCAAGAGGTGTCCACATCAGGCGCTCTCAAGATAGCTAGATTCGGATACAGGTAATTATTAGTTTTCCCAACTGCTCCATCGAAAAAGTCCGAAAAATCGTTTTCGACCAGCATGTTTGGATTCTCACCAGGAGGCACGATCTCATCGGCAGAGGGCCAACCGAAGTTGTATAACCCTCCATACTCATCCTGGCCTGACTTCCGATCATTGAATCGAGCTCCGTACTTCAAGCTGTCAAAGAACTCATGCCCTAAGCTTTGCGTAAAATCGAGCGATGCGGTCAAAGCGTCCCCATGATGTTCGCGCCAAGCGGTCCAAGAGTAGAGGTATTGAGTGAAGTTACTACGAGTGGACAGTAAATCGGATTCGATCGGATACGTTTGCGGAACCTTGGTTCTCGAATCGAAACGAAACTCGTGAGCCGCATCCGTCTTGGGGTGGATACCATTATAGAAGAAATCACTGTAGGTGTCCGTTTTGGCAATCTCCGCTTCAATGGTAAGATTATCGCCAGACCAAGTACCTCCCGCGCTCAGTTGCGAGGTGTCCTCCAGCCAATAACGGTAGGCGGCAAAGGAGATCACATCTCCGTCCGTCACAGTCAATGCGTCTGCATGCGGCACTGTCACCGTTTCTCCATTCCGTGTGTAGGTGATCATATTGCCAGAAGTCACGATATCCGTGGCGGTAGCCGCAGGGGTCTCGAACTGCACTCCATGCGTCTCTTGCTTACTAGTCTGACTCGATTCGTTGTATTCTAGGAAAAACGACAAACGATCGTTCGGGGCATATTCAAAATTAGTCAAAATCCCTTCACGAGACCGATCGATGATAAACAAGGGCTCATAGGATCCTCCTGAAGCGACCACCTCGTCAGCAGTCCCCACATTATAGCCTTTAGGAGCACTCGTCTGGTTCATATCCTGCCGAGAAATACGATCCTGTAGCGAGTAGCTAAACAAGGCCCCGAAGCGCCCCTCCTCTCCAATATCCCAAGTATCTGTCAACATCCCTGAGTACTGTATCTTGGACTCTCCAGCCAATTCGCTGTATCCATTTCTCAATTGGAAACTGCCATGCGTATCGCCATCAAAATCGAGCGGGCGACGGAGCCTAATATCTATCGTCCCCGCTATTCCTCCTTCGATCATATCAGCTGTTGGGCTCTTCAGCACGTTGATTTCTCGGATCATGTCTGACGGTATGGTTTGCAGGTTCATTACTCGGCTTTCACCGGTAACAATCTGCGGACTGAAGACCTCCTGACCGTTCACAGTCGAGGTCACATCGGTCAACCCTCTCAACGAGACGTTCGCTCCTTCTCCCAAATCTCTGGATACCTGGATCCCTGAGATACGTTGCAAGGCTTCCGTAACGCTGAGATCAGGAAGCTTATTGATGTCATCGGCCACGATGGAGTCCATGACTTGTCCGCTCTCTTTCTTTATTTGCTGAGCCTTCAACATGGATGCGGTGATACCGACTGTCACTCCTTCCAGCTCGAAAACCTCCGTGTCTTCGAACTGCTCATCTTGCCCAGAAAGCGAGGCTAAGAGCATAACTGAGGCTAGGCTAAGGATGTTTTTTCGAAACAACTTACTGGGGGCAGAGTGTTTCCGGGGGGTAGTATAATCTGGGGTCATTTTTTCGATCTAGTTTGTTCTGTTTTTTCGGCTGCTGGTTCGAAACACTTTGAAACCGAGCAAATCCATCTGCGTGCGATCCAACCCAAAGTTTACTCTCGCAATAATAAGATAAAACCGTTGATGAGAAAGCCTAAGCCAAGCTGTTCTCGAACCACCCCGTAGCTACTCCCGCACTTGCACAAAGGGCGAACGACGCGAAGTAATCGGTGTTAACCAAAGGCTCAAGCGACGGGCGGGGGGTATCAGCTTAACAATCGCGGGGGTTCTAGGATTGAAATCATATTCTGTATCCAAAAATTCTATCTGGATCCGAAATTCGGAGGATAGAATCGACAAAACCTAAGTCTTTATTGGGGGGGTGAGAATAACCTAGGTTGTAGATGACAATCTACTACAAGCACGCTTTTGCATCTACTCGCCCTGAGACAAAAATCGCCGCGATTCTAATATTTAAGCCTAAATCGAAATGGCCAAGACAGAAAAAAAAGACGATCGGGCCCTTCCGATCGTCCTCATCTCTGGTCGAGCAAACGACAAAAACTCAACTATCTTCCTCTTCGCTCTCGCTCCTTCGATACACTTCTTCGGGCAAAGAACCGGGAGAGAGAACGTCCTCCGCGTGGGGATTCAGCTGATGTTGCCCTAGGTTTCCGTATCGATGATAGGCGTGGCTAACGCTTTGCTCTCTGAAGTAGAGAATCAGCTCCAAGCGTCCATCCACTAGGGGAGGATCCGCCGCGATGTAAACACCCTTCTTAGCGGCAGCTTCGTAGAGCTCGTCACTTACCGAAGAGGGTGATGCAAATCGCATTCTGTCCACAGAGGCGACTCTTCCACAAAGTGCGGATTGCTCCTCCACAACGAGCGATGCCTTAAGCTCTGGAGTATGTTGCCCATACCAATCCTTCAACTCTTCTGAGATCGTATCTGACAAGCTAATACACAAGGCCGTCTCGGATAATATCGCGTTGAAGAGTCTGGAAAACACACTAAAGGTGGAGTCGGACTCTTCAATACGCACAAGGATATCATGCATCTTCAGATAGCGACTCTGGTTCGCTTCCCCTCTCACTTTGAAATAGTCTTCGATCTTGCTGAACACCCGATCGTATTCGTAAAGCGAACTCTCGAAGGCCGCTTGCAAACGCTTTTGAACCTGTTCGTCGATCTCTTCAGGATAAGACTCCATCAGAAACTCGAATTTAGACAGCAGCGGATCGTTAGCAGTCCTTCGCTTAGGCAGCCCAACCTCCCGCACATTCGCAAACTCGAGAGGATAATTCCAACCTCCCACCTTTATGCCGGCTCCGATGGCCGATTTCGCCATCCCACCAAATGGCTGACGCAGTACGATCGCCCCCGTAGTGCCTCGATTGATATACAAGTTTCCGGCTCGGATCGACTCCTGCCATTTCTTGATTTCCCGTTCGTCGAGCGAGTGGAGCCCCGCGGTCAAACCATAGTCCGTTTCGTTGACCAGGCGTATGGCCTCATTCAAGTCATCGTATGGCATAACCCCCACCACAGGACCGAATAGTTCGTTGCGGTAGCAGTAAGACTTTTGGGACACATTCCATAAAATCCCAGGAGTTAGAAGATGGGGGTTAGTAGGCGAAACCTGCGGCTGCAGGGCCCATTCTTCCCCGTTTTCCAAGTGATTGATGGCATGCTCAAGCGGACCACCAACAGGGTTTGCCAAAGGACCGAGCTTGCTTCGAAAATCCCACGCGTAGCCCACTGGCAAGCTTTTGGCCGCATCGATCATGGCTGCCTTAAAAGAGGGATCCTCGTAGAGGGATCGATGCAACATAACGAGCGAAGTCGCAGAACACTTTTGCCCGGTATTGCCAAAGGCTGACTGAGCGATATCCGCTATTGCTTTATCTCTGTCAGACAATCCTGATACGACCATGGCGTTCTTGCCGCCGGTCTCTGCGTAAATCGGAAGACGAGGTCGACCGTTCAGGATGGAAAGCGCCGTCTTCGTGCTTCCGGTGAAGATGACAAAGCTTGTCTTATCGCTGGTCACAAGTCGAGTGGCCTCTGGATCGTTTCGGCAGGGTAAAAACTGCAGAGCCTCCCGCGGCACTCCGGCTTTCCAGAGGGCCTCGCAGATAACCCACCCACAGCAGGTCGACTGAGGCGAGGGCTTCAAAATCGTGTTATTGCCAGCAGCGAGTGAAGC
It encodes the following:
- a CDS encoding TonB-dependent siderophore receptor, translated to MNRNLLVPLIFALASLGYGQQSEQIFELSPFSVSPDASEGYRTKDIVTGTKIATPLMKSPLTVGVVNQELLDDINVDRVTDAVAFTQAGVANTGRTWQDQETFVFRGYEGTVLRNGVRFTSWTDTSNIERVEVAKGPSAILYGFVAPGGVVNYVTKRPHSVANTKLKARYSSNYGFRGEFDINRPLLDSNKLMFRLTGSQADGSTWIQYQSINDLVLTPTLRWQATPNTTVDYEFSYRKRKGAFERIRFYYLNKDENFESLVLAPYNDELGGTVGYDWNPGITPWADAEWTRRRSELRIEHKINDHFRFLAIGSDDYGHVEQVTSFTNFKAVRNIGYEDVQVPDADNILLSVMPIYENVESHNQYLEANLLAQFQTEHFKSNTLVGISANRSPSTYPNNGYYAPDVSLIGQIDYTLESPYTVRVSDPLSERYYRPDTNPEDWELWFTTGSTYDWGRSDLFLTQNISAIDDKLNILGGIRRQQYRELQIERTLPQIGVIYELTPNFSPYVIWSETAESNGRTVRYKEPRPLSESKAWDAGFKFDMLESKLTGSFTYFNIEKTNLAINDPRLIVDYAAGLVDDTVTFTPGSESKGYEASVQYQPNPSFQMITSFAKTDARILPGDPNPEADNAPLVQVPPESLTFFGRYKVNDGRFEGLSFGGGFVKNWGPVYVDNPVTQPLANEDGNFQVNAFVRYSFTVNERDMSIELSGSNLTDDRWMMNGGFSPPREIAVSTEIRF
- a CDS encoding helix-turn-helix domain-containing protein; this encodes MDSFDPDRPDFKPYGLTCVDWRPTPMKRPDHHNEVELNLLIHGSVTYLLGGSKVRIRSGQLAAFWASIPHQVIETEEDTRYLVVTIPFAWFLQFKLPDSFVQPLLQGLMIKETLEADALQEKALFEQWTTDLSERNEDNQDIVLLELQARLRRMAKRTAAENAEHMSSRNRSGHLHDGSLNKVEQMACLVAQRYLEPLTAESIGESVDLHPNYAMNLFKKTFGTTLIDYITHHRVSHAQRLLVTTNDKILDIAMASGFNSLSRFNEAFRRSCGCSPREYRTRQR
- a CDS encoding alpha/beta hydrolase family protein, yielding MKILPLLLSLLFLPSVMAALASTEEAALRYGALPDVSLMTLSPSGDKIAFRKLSSELDLVMVVSTRDGKLLNTLELGDVKPWRLRFIGEDQLSLVASQYQKIFGSNLGYELSTAFVFDLSRNKLQQLLTPGDGIFANQSGLGEILGTSLDSKYVYMSAYLEEDEFSMGASYNSDLVDPDYALLKVDVENPVRPKPAFHGSSMTRKFLYYARTGAAVEETFDRKAEEHSFWLHEEGSRKRLVRFKVSSPSHQMLGFSPDEPALLLVSETIKGYRYQWLDLSDGSLRDASRFGSEKEFDEVIRGADNIVQGVVYRGFKPSYSFLDEEIDSRVARIVDSFPKQSVWLKGWSSDWESLLFFVEGNGMPGDYLLIRSGEAPRLIAGARSGIDSQDVNPVVEYVYEARDGVSIPTLLTFPRSKSGNPKNLPTVILPHGGPQAMDTLGFDWLAQAIASRGYLVVQPQFRGSIGFGSLHRLIGKGQWGRSMQDDLSDAVEVLTEKGLVDEGRVAIVGASYGGYAALAGAAFTPDLYRCAVSINGVSDLPRIIDDARFLSAGARDGWRIDNWQNSMIGDKGDKKDLERVSPVRFADKVEIPVLLIHGKDDTVVPFDQAKAMNKALKREGKTVELVKLSKEDHHLTRTETRVETLKAMIRFLDENMASGDS
- a CDS encoding CPXCG motif-containing cysteine-rich protein → MAQSFLLGIMNLELNENVPCPYCGETVGIVVDCTLGSQNFVEDCQVCCRPIEYTILIDEEGELIDLRASREDE
- a CDS encoding TonB-dependent receptor, with the translated sequence MLLASLSGQDEQFEDTEVFELEGVTVGITASMLKAQQIKKESGQVMDSIVADDINKLPDLSVTEALQRISGIQVSRDLGEGANVSLRGLTDVTSTVNGQEVFSPQIVTGESRVMNLQTIPSDMIREINVLKSPTADMIEGGIAGTIDIRLRRPLDFDGDTHGSFQLRNGYSELAGESKIQYSGMLTDTWDIGEEGRFGALFSYSLQDRISRQDMNQTSAPKGYNVGTADEVVASGGSYEPLFIIDRSREGILTNFEYAPNDRLSFFLEYNESSQTSKQETHGVQFETPAATATDIVTSGNMITYTRNGETVTVPHADALTVTDGDVISFAAYRYWLEDTSQLSAGGTWSGDNLTIEAEIAKTDTYSDFFYNGIHPKTDAAHEFRFDSRTKVPQTYPIESDLLSTRSNFTQYLYSWTAWREHHGDALTASLDFTQSLGHEFFDSLKYGARFNDRKSGQDEYGGLYNFGWPSADEIVPPGENPNMLVENDFSDFFDGAVGKTNNYLYPNLAILRAPDVDTSWYQLATELGSSSPDTTETPQDRVWEIEEESTAGYFMANFSGGDSGPFRFDGNAGVRIVETKVTSNGYKRSSGGDWQTFTETGSYTDVLPSLNGRFHLPGRDFYLRVSLSKQLSRHSLSSLNSRMTLTPVEGQDGYDWTGSAGNPNLEPLRTEAIDISLEKYFNESTNVYVSFYDKSIDGYKQNSSTIEVIDGENVLVTRPYNVDDAKVSGFEIGYQQFFTFLPEPFRGFGINANGTYVDATDPSGEPLQNLSETSYNVILMYEKNKFSTRIAYNWRDSFTRSTTNGGALGSSVPLVDDAFGWMDATVGYDLTDSVRVQLDVANVLQAHREDFYDGNPLFDHEDVLEDRMWYLSLNYKL